In one window of Musa acuminata AAA Group cultivar baxijiao chromosome BXJ3-2, Cavendish_Baxijiao_AAA, whole genome shotgun sequence DNA:
- the LOC135631090 gene encoding aquaporin SIP1-2-like, with the protein MGAIKAAAGDALITFLWMFCVSTVGVATSLITSALQIQGVAFSVFVTTTLIFALVFVFDIACNAIGGASFNAAGTAGFYAAGLGSDNLISLAVRFPAQAAGAVGGVLAIMEVMPLQYKHMLAGPSLKVDLHTGAIAEGVLTFVINVAVLWIIVRGPRSPIVKTWLVAFCTVSLIMVGTAYTGPSMNPANAFGWAYISNRHNTWEQFYVYWIAPFIGAIFAGWFFKIIFPRRAEKPKKA; encoded by the exons ATGGGCGCGATAAAGGCCGCCGCCGGGGACGCCCTGATCACGTTCCTGTGGATGTTCTGCGTCTCCACCGTGGGAGTCGCCACCTCGCTCATTACTTCCGCTCTTCAGATCCAGGGCGTCGCCTTCTCGGTCTTCGTCACCACCACCCTCATCTTCGCCCTCGTGTTCGTCTTCGACATCGCCTGCAACGCCATTGGCGGCGCAAGCTTCAACGCCGCTGGAACCGCCGGGTTCTACGCCGCAGGATTGGGCTCCGACAACCTCATCTCCCTGGCCGTCCGCTTCCCCGCCCAG GCGGCTGGGGCGGTGGGTGGTGTCTTGGCCATCATGGAAGTGATGCCTCTACAGTACAAGCACATGCTGGCTGGGCCTTCGTTGAAGGTGGATCTGCACACGGGGGCCATCGCGGAGGGGGTTCTGACCTTCGTCATCAACGTGGCCGTGCTCTGGATCATCGTCCGGGGTCCTCGCAGCCCGATCGTGAAGACATGGCTGGTCGCCTTCTGCACTGTCTCCTTAATTATGGTAGGCACTGCTTACACCGGACCGTCCATGAATCCTGCAAAT GCATTTGGCTGGGCATATATCAGCAATCGCCATAATACATGGGAGCAATTTTATGTCTACTGGATAGCCCCTTTCATTGGTGCTATTTTTGCTGGTTGGTTTTTCAAGATTATCTTCCCTCGACGTGCAGAAAAGCCTAAAAAAGCATGA
- the LOC103969546 gene encoding DEAD-box ATP-dependent RNA helicase 3, chloroplastic produces the protein MAAAATTTIGVSSLVRTPSLDISTRRVLLYGFDKPRSSSSLLKVCGAARRLFVPSAVASPNSVLSEEAFKGFRGLSKSPLEEGEEEEYGSDAYNSEEEEEGSSSAAAGQDKDELAITNLDLPQQLVSSLEKRGITHLFPIQRAVLLPALEGRDIIARAKTGTGKTLAFGIPIIKRLSEGDEGRRKSRQLGRLPRALVLAPTRELARQVEKEIKESAPYLSTVCVYGGVSYNIQKNALSRGVDVVVGTPGRIIDLVNDNSLRLGEVQFLILDEADQMLAVGFEEDVEVILEKLPSERQNMLFSATMPGWVKKLARRNLNDPLTIDLVGDQDEKLAEGIKLYAIPTTATSKRTILSDLVTVYAKGGKAIVFTQTKRDADEVSMALTNSIASEALHGDISQHQRERTLNGFRQGKFTVLVATDVAARGLDIPNVDLIIHYELPNDPETFVHRSGRTGRAGKEGTAILMFTSSQRRTVKSLERDVGCRFEFISPPQMQEILESSAEQVVATLQGVHPESIEYFLPTAQRLTDEQGTQALAAALAHLSGFSRPPSSRSLINHEQGWVTLQLTREPGYSRGFFSARSVTGFLSDVVPAAADEVGKIYLIADERIQGAVFDLPEDIAKELLNKQLPPGNSISKITKLPTLQDDGPSTDNYGRFSNRERGYRGGSSRDRNQRGFRSWGARDSNSDDGFRRGGRVSRTDNSWSRSPRGSEDDWLIGGRRSSRSSSYGNRDRGFGGMCFNCGRSGHRASECPNK, from the exons ATGGCCGCCGCCGCTACCACCACCATCGGCGTGTCTTCTCTGGTCCGGACTCCCTCCTTGGATATCTCCACCAGGAGGGTCCTCCTCTACGGCTTCGACAAGCCCCGCTCCTCCAGCAGCCTGCTCAAGGTCTGCGGTGCCGCTCGCAGGCTGTTCGTCCCCTCCGCTGTCGCGTCCCCCAATTCCGTCCTGAGTGAGGAGGCGTTCAAGGGGTTCCGTGGCCTCTCCAAGTCGCCTCTCGAGGAAGGCGAAGAAGAGGAGTACGGCTCGGATGCGTATAActccgaggaggaggaagaggggtcCTCCTCCGCCGCTGCCGGCCAGGACAAGGATGAGCTCGCCATCACCAACTTGGACTTGCCGCAGCAGCTCGTCAGTTCCCTCGAGAAGCGAGGGATTACTCACCTTTTCCCGATTCAG AGGGCCGTGTTACTTCCTGCTCTTGAAGGCCGAGACATTATTGCACGGGCTAAGACGGGTACTGGAAAGACATTGGCATTTGGAATTCCCATTATCAAACGGCTTAGCGAGGGTGATGAGGGGCGGAGGAAGTCAAG GCAGTTAGGCCGTCTTCCTCGGGCCCTGGTTCTTGCACCTACCAGGGAGTTGGCAAGGCAAGTGGAGAAGGAAATTAAAGAGTCTGCACCTTATCTTAGCACGGTCTGTGTCTACGGAGGAGTTTCTTATAACATTCAAAAAAATGCACTTTCTCGTGGTGTTGATGTGGTTGTGGGAACTCCTGGTCGAATAATTGACCTCGTTAATGATAATAGCCTTCGGCTTGGAGAGGTTCAGTTTTTGATTCTTGACGAAGCTGATCAGATGCTTGCTGTTGGATTTGAAGAAGATGTGGAAGTAATACTGGAAAAGCTACCGTCAGAACGCCAAAATATGTTGTTTTCTGCAACAATGCCTGGTTGGGTTAAGAAATTGGCCAGGAGAAACTTAAATGACCCTCTGACAATTGACTTG GTTGGTGACCAAGATGAGAAGCTAGCCGAAGGAATTAAACTATATGCAATACCAACTACTGCAACTTCAAAGCGAACAATCCTTAGTGACCTAGTTACG GTATATGCAAAGGGTGGGAAGGCCATTGTTTTCACTCAGACAAAGCGGGATGCTGATGAAGTATCAATGGCCTTAACTAACAGTATAGCATCTGAGGCACTACATGGGGATATATCTCAACATCAGCGAGAAAGAACTTTAAATGGCTTTCGTCAAGGGAAATTCACTGTGCTTGTTGCAACTGACGTTGCTGCTCGTGGACTTGACATACCAAATGTTGATCTG ATTATCCATTATGAACTGCCAAATGATCCAGAGACATTTGTTCATCGTTCTGGTCGTACTGGGCGTGCTGGAAAAGAAGGCACTGCTATCTTGATGTTTACTAGCAGCCAGAGGAGAACAGTTAAATCCCTTGAACGGGACGTAGGATGCAGGTTTGAGTTTATAAGCCCGCCGCAGATGCAAGAGATACTGGAATCATCAGCGGAGCAAGTTGTTGCGACTCTGCAGGGTGTTCATCCAGAGTCCATAGAGTACTTCCTTCCAACTGCTCAAAGATTGACTGATGAACAAGGAACACAAGCTCTTGCTGCTGCTTTGGCACATTTAAGTGGATTTTCTCGACCGCCTTCATCTCGTTCTCTCATCAATCATGAACAG GGATGGGTGACATTGCAATTGACACGTGAACCAGGATACTCAAGAGGGTTCTTTTCTGCTAGATCTGTTACTGGGTTTCTTTCCGATGTTGTTCCTGCTGCTGCTGATGAAGTGGGCAAAATATATTTGATCGCAGATGAAAGG ATTCAAGGTGCTGTCTTTGATTTGCCTGAAGACATTGCAAAAGAATTACTAAATAAGCAATTACCACCAGGAAATTCTATATCCAAGATCACCAAG CTTCCTACGCTACAAGATGATGGTCCTTCTACCGATAATTATGGCCGGTTTTCAAACCGAGAGCGGGGATACAGAGGTGGTTCTTCTCGGGATCGAAATCAGAGGGGTTTTAGAAGTTGGGGTGCACGGGACTCTAACAGTGATGATGGCTTCCGACGTGGAGGCCGGGTCTCTAGAACTGACAACAGCTGGTCTAGATCACCAAGAGGGAGTGAGGATGACTGGCTAATCGGTGGTAGAAGATCAAGTCGTTCATCCTCGTATGGCAATCGGGACAG AGGCTTTGGAGGCATGTGCTTTAATTGTGGCAGGTCTGGCCATCGTGCATCAGAATGCCCAAACAAATAA